One window from the genome of Rhodococcus sp. ABRD24 encodes:
- a CDS encoding DUF6301 family protein → MHVDIEGATRIARLAADFDWTWTVDDLDPFCSQAGWELVELRQGGGSIRTNFNVSRPKANVYRENRSMEYISILVTDLADDATPMTVVRPLLVEGFTNLDVALTALLGTATSAEPGPTAALRWDLPKAVITLNLSVSAIFLDLTSPGYQAWLDEPEPEYEDED, encoded by the coding sequence ATGCACGTCGACATCGAAGGCGCCACCCGCATCGCCCGCCTCGCCGCAGACTTCGATTGGACCTGGACTGTCGATGACCTGGATCCCTTCTGTTCGCAAGCGGGATGGGAGCTCGTCGAACTCAGGCAAGGTGGCGGCTCGATTCGGACGAACTTCAATGTTAGCCGGCCGAAGGCGAACGTGTACAGGGAAAACCGTTCGATGGAATACATTTCGATCTTGGTCACGGACCTGGCAGATGACGCCACACCCATGACAGTGGTGCGTCCGTTGCTGGTCGAAGGGTTCACGAATCTTGATGTGGCATTGACCGCACTCCTGGGGACAGCCACGAGCGCCGAACCCGGACCAACGGCAGCTCTCCGGTGGGACCTGCCGAAAGCGGTCATTACGCTGAATCTGAGTGTCAGCGCGATCTTCCTCGATCTGACGAGTCCGGGGTATCAGGCATGGCTGGACGAGCCCGAACCGGAGTACGAGGACGAGGACTAG
- a CDS encoding phage tail protein → MITVTGVDGSRWTIAGQGSGREGVELATSPTGLYDAPVTTIWNQSAFQAGSSFGGYRTNKRDVVFAVNVFQTAGSSWEAVDSAWRKAWAYDRDATLTITTDFGTRTLKLRMSEQPDFKPDKDPHLKSIGKVVMTCTAGNPWWVESDVTGSWTSTIDTTGAVKDQSGTVTIANPTDQPMWLKWVCSAPGKWTLPDFSWGAVDRHGDRVIELPMTTESEDLTVDTDPMEEMIVAKDGSQIWALMDGVSFLYPVPPYTPATAIPVKVSGAPTGASVLVVQPRNWSRPWGLQ, encoded by the coding sequence ATGATCACGGTGACCGGAGTCGATGGCTCACGATGGACCATCGCCGGTCAGGGGAGTGGTCGTGAGGGTGTAGAGCTGGCCACGTCGCCGACCGGGTTGTACGACGCGCCGGTGACGACGATTTGGAATCAGTCGGCGTTTCAGGCCGGTTCCTCGTTCGGTGGTTACCGGACGAACAAGCGCGATGTCGTTTTCGCGGTCAATGTCTTTCAGACCGCGGGTAGTTCGTGGGAGGCGGTGGATTCCGCGTGGCGCAAGGCCTGGGCCTACGACCGCGACGCGACGTTGACGATCACGACCGATTTCGGCACGCGAACGCTGAAACTGAGGATGTCGGAGCAACCGGACTTCAAGCCGGACAAGGATCCGCATCTGAAGTCGATCGGCAAGGTCGTCATGACCTGTACAGCGGGCAATCCGTGGTGGGTCGAGTCTGACGTGACCGGATCCTGGACCTCCACGATCGACACCACCGGCGCGGTCAAGGACCAGTCCGGCACGGTCACCATCGCCAACCCGACCGATCAGCCGATGTGGCTCAAGTGGGTATGTTCGGCGCCGGGTAAGTGGACACTGCCGGACTTCTCATGGGGTGCAGTCGATCGCCACGGCGATCGGGTGATCGAATTGCCGATGACCACCGAGAGCGAGGATCTGACGGTCGACACCGACCCGATGGAAGAGATGATCGTCGCCAAGGACGGCTCCCAGATCTGGGCGCTGATGGACGGCGTCAGCTTCCTCTATCCTGTGCCCCCGTACACGCCGGCCACCGCGATACCGGTCAAGGTGAGTGGTGCGCCGACCGGCGCGTCGGTGCTGGTGGTGCAGCCGCGTAACTGGTCGCGCCCGTGGGGGCTGCAGTGA
- a CDS encoding phage tail protein, which produces MTSVLDLPAIYADAQSAKTVRKQQRFARPLIRLWDGDWKLRGVCGAEISADFRWILNQAGTGLLVLPYDYYLAKWAVDINGRTKKNVHITVDKDGARWDGRLEKAVIKTDGHGVTTVELLFMHSYQDLKHIYCWSNPFLPETVQFPRQFLLAGPSVWVLKTALHLNLLRLQGGLWTLPDDPMDPTQWGSLDQSTWGVVVKPGNFLSDTSMWTIFSSRFQNFHEASAGTLETAQLAVVTRRWLQGDPPPWNGAKVRHGCLVVDIVDKSGFWTGTSTGGNVWAGLERTKQVFDNTMLDYSPSGALKDPNMPELYRNPDHKGWMGTLPSHPWVVYRQNDNTGIQTSQFIVNPSSAVQVLTGGHSMPGVNEAISSAIQVVGMLVAGALGEIPFGGSIAGGVVNAATAVANTIATSLLSDTLMAWQKHTSGQRVSAAGWSHYWEHFENSADRAYTLGSLLTLGQGMWKTRQHFTHKFIVANGEPYLIGDQGLGHFFLGDRVGSTVKGMPEDTVYVDQVTELELAWSRTASPAWQVTVGSERDHDMPFAKSMRVVADIVDDIHALAVQM; this is translated from the coding sequence GTGACTTCGGTGCTGGACCTCCCCGCGATCTACGCGGATGCGCAATCGGCCAAAACGGTTCGCAAGCAGCAGCGGTTCGCGCGGCCCCTGATCCGCCTGTGGGATGGCGACTGGAAGCTGCGCGGTGTATGCGGCGCGGAGATCAGCGCTGATTTCCGCTGGATTCTGAACCAGGCCGGGACCGGTCTACTGGTGCTGCCCTACGACTACTACCTGGCGAAGTGGGCGGTCGATATCAATGGCCGCACCAAGAAGAACGTGCACATCACCGTCGACAAGGATGGAGCGCGCTGGGACGGGCGGCTGGAGAAGGCTGTCATCAAGACCGACGGCCACGGTGTCACCACCGTCGAGCTGCTGTTCATGCACTCCTACCAGGATCTCAAGCACATCTACTGCTGGTCGAATCCGTTTCTGCCGGAAACGGTTCAGTTCCCGCGACAGTTCCTGCTCGCGGGGCCCAGCGTCTGGGTGCTCAAAACCGCGTTGCATCTGAATCTGCTCCGCCTGCAAGGTGGGCTGTGGACGTTGCCCGACGATCCGATGGACCCCACTCAGTGGGGCAGCCTTGACCAGTCCACGTGGGGAGTCGTGGTGAAACCTGGTAATTTCCTATCTGATACGTCGATGTGGACGATCTTCAGCTCTCGCTTCCAGAACTTCCACGAAGCCTCGGCGGGCACCCTGGAAACGGCGCAGCTGGCGGTCGTCACGCGGCGCTGGTTGCAGGGTGATCCGCCACCGTGGAACGGTGCGAAGGTCCGGCACGGCTGCCTGGTTGTCGACATCGTCGACAAGTCCGGCTTCTGGACCGGTACCAGCACCGGCGGCAACGTCTGGGCTGGGCTCGAGCGCACCAAGCAGGTGTTCGACAACACCATGCTCGACTACAGCCCGAGTGGTGCGCTGAAGGATCCGAATATGCCTGAGCTGTACAGGAATCCGGACCATAAGGGCTGGATGGGCACGCTCCCGTCGCATCCGTGGGTGGTTTACCGGCAGAACGACAACACGGGCATCCAGACCTCACAGTTCATCGTCAATCCCTCGTCGGCGGTGCAGGTTCTCACCGGCGGTCACTCGATGCCCGGTGTGAACGAGGCGATCTCCTCGGCGATCCAGGTGGTCGGCATGCTGGTCGCCGGCGCTCTCGGTGAGATTCCGTTCGGTGGTTCCATCGCCGGTGGTGTGGTGAACGCCGCCACGGCGGTGGCGAACACGATCGCGACGTCACTGTTGTCGGACACGCTGATGGCCTGGCAGAAGCACACATCGGGGCAGCGCGTCAGCGCCGCGGGCTGGTCGCACTACTGGGAGCACTTCGAAAACAGTGCCGACCGCGCCTACACCCTCGGCTCGTTGTTGACCCTGGGTCAGGGTATGTGGAAGACCCGTCAGCACTTCACCCACAAGTTCATCGTCGCCAACGGGGAGCCGTATCTGATCGGCGACCAAGGGCTGGGCCACTTCTTCCTAGGCGACCGTGTCGGTTCCACCGTCAAGGGCATGCCCGAAGACACGGTGTACGTCGACCAGGTCACCGAACTCGAACTGGCTTGGTCGCGGACCGCGAGTCCGGCCTGGCAGGTCACCGTCGGCTCGGAACGTGACCACGACATGCCCTTCGCCAAGTCCATGCGCGTGGTTGCCGACATTGTCGACGACATCCACGCACTAGCCGTCCAGATGTAG
- a CDS encoding DUF2744 domain-containing protein has protein sequence MSIPSLEQCNPDDPSEAFVWALVGLPGPQNSPLLVHPDVLRQWSKHLWDLGFRHYASEQTKEYHPPARGLSHWLNGAGQWAEKGAPRPPESSAPDVTELTPDERAHLVEQLRESGELKHLVDPRDLDLNTARVGSVEDLPDGS, from the coding sequence ATGTCCATCCCTTCCCTCGAGCAGTGCAACCCCGACGATCCCAGCGAGGCCTTCGTGTGGGCGCTGGTCGGCCTGCCCGGCCCCCAGAACTCACCACTTCTCGTGCATCCCGACGTGCTACGGCAGTGGTCGAAACACCTGTGGGACCTCGGATTTCGCCATTACGCCAGCGAGCAGACCAAGGAGTACCACCCGCCCGCGCGCGGTCTCTCGCATTGGCTCAACGGCGCCGGCCAGTGGGCGGAGAAGGGCGCGCCGCGTCCGCCGGAGAGCTCGGCACCGGATGTCACCGAGCTGACGCCGGACGAAAGGGCTCACCTGGTAGAGCAGCTCAGGGAATCCGGTGAACTCAAGCACCTGGTGGACCCGCGTGATCTCGACCTGAACACCGCAAGAGTCGGCTCTGTCGAGGATCTCCCGGACGGCAGCTGA
- a CDS encoding glycoside hydrolase family 5 protein, with the protein MPTDARAQCHLVCLRLRRPAPRSYLDDPLVVFSPHLYSQSITVSSEFPSLEDGFRIADQAALYDAPLWTGEWGWFGEPDEQADDVDRFVDAMNAHRMGGAWWSWTQACGDPHAVRDGNTYWPQGNLNRIDCPSGESLGQVEGFATPLSGPIRGRSPGTQGEVRARGFTGAGTGRVEAWYPGAERPQLDTVNLSAVELTRVDGAGA; encoded by the coding sequence GTGCCCACCGATGCTCGAGCCCAGTGCCATCTGGTCTGCCTTCGGCTTCGACGCCCTGCCCCGCGCAGCTACCTCGACGATCCGCTCGTGGTCTTCTCGCCGCACCTCTACAGCCAGTCGATCACCGTCAGTAGCGAATTCCCCTCTCTCGAGGACGGATTCCGCATCGCGGACCAGGCAGCGTTGTACGACGCACCGCTGTGGACGGGCGAGTGGGGCTGGTTCGGCGAGCCCGATGAGCAGGCCGACGACGTCGACCGGTTCGTCGACGCGATGAACGCGCATCGCATGGGTGGCGCGTGGTGGTCGTGGACGCAGGCGTGTGGAGATCCGCACGCCGTGCGGGACGGGAACACCTACTGGCCGCAGGGCAATCTCAACCGCATCGACTGCCCGTCCGGTGAGTCTCTGGGGCAGGTGGAGGGCTTCGCGACCCCACTGTCCGGGCCTATCCGCGGGCGATCCCCGGGCACCCAGGGCGAGGTCAGGGCGCGAGGATTCACCGGCGCCGGGACGGGACGCGTCGAGGCGTGGTACCCGGGAGCGGAACGGCCGCAGTTGGACACCGTGAACCTGTCGGCGGTCGAACTCACCCGGGTCGACGGGGCTGGCGCCTGA
- a CDS encoding TetR/AcrR family transcriptional regulator, with the protein MSSRTRSPKSSRPIGDAEQRLLDAARDAFADKGYHGTSTREIAAGAGMSPAAMYIHFRSKQDILARLSLEGHVTALAALTDSVQTPSSPTKRLRAAVYAFAHWHAENTTTARVVQYELSHLDPDSHAQVVQLRHDIVTTVRSIIEDGTRDGEFAVDNIDTTTLAVLSLCIDTARWYPSRELHSPDAVGAALAALAQRMVGAIEPTPAPRF; encoded by the coding sequence ATGTCATCACGAACACGGTCCCCTAAGAGCAGTCGTCCCATCGGGGATGCGGAGCAGCGATTGCTCGACGCCGCCCGCGACGCCTTCGCGGACAAGGGCTACCACGGAACCAGTACCCGGGAGATCGCCGCCGGCGCCGGCATGAGCCCCGCGGCGATGTACATCCACTTCCGATCCAAGCAGGACATCCTCGCCCGGTTGAGCCTCGAAGGCCACGTCACCGCACTGGCGGCGCTGACCGACAGCGTTCAGACGCCCAGCTCACCGACGAAGCGCCTGCGTGCAGCGGTGTACGCCTTCGCGCATTGGCATGCCGAGAACACCACGACGGCCCGGGTGGTGCAGTACGAGCTGTCCCATCTGGACCCCGACAGTCACGCCCAGGTGGTGCAGTTGCGTCATGACATCGTCACCACGGTCCGCTCGATCATCGAGGACGGCACCCGCGACGGCGAGTTCGCGGTCGACAACATCGACACCACGACCCTGGCGGTCCTGTCGCTGTGCATCGACACTGCGCGCTGGTACCCGTCGCGCGAACTGCACAGCCCGGACGCCGTCGGCGCGGCCCTCGCGGCGCTCGCGCAACGAATGGTCGGGGCAATCGAGCCTACTCCCGCACCCCGCTTCTAA
- a CDS encoding acyl-CoA dehydrogenase family protein, giving the protein MKRSVFTADHEQFRSSVHDFLSRDVVPNVESYIEDKLIAREVWREAGKQGILGLEIPESYGGGEAGDYRFNAVATEELAAVNMALASSFGIHFDIVTPYVVDLASEEQKQQWLPRMATGEVVAAIGMTEPSAGSDLANLKTSAVRDGSDWILNGSKTFITNGYTADVVVVAARTDPTQRSKGISLFLVDASLPGFERGRKLDKVGQPEADTAELFFDSVRLPADALLGEAGGGFVAMMERLPQERIGAAVTNVAHAKQILFETIEYAKERKAFGNSIGSFQHNKFLLAELVTKIEVAQAYIDAAVAEHAADGLSAVDAAKAKWWSAQVQNDVLDHCVQLHGGYGYMREYRVARAWMDARVTKIWAGTNEIMKEIIGRDLAL; this is encoded by the coding sequence GTGAAGAGGTCCGTTTTCACTGCCGATCATGAGCAGTTCCGTTCGTCTGTTCACGATTTCCTGTCGCGGGATGTGGTGCCGAACGTCGAGTCCTACATCGAGGACAAGCTGATCGCGCGTGAGGTGTGGCGCGAGGCAGGTAAGCAGGGCATTCTCGGCCTGGAGATTCCGGAGTCGTACGGCGGCGGCGAGGCCGGCGACTACCGCTTCAACGCGGTCGCCACCGAGGAGCTCGCGGCCGTCAACATGGCGCTGGCGTCGAGTTTCGGTATCCACTTCGACATCGTCACGCCGTACGTCGTCGACCTCGCGTCCGAGGAGCAGAAGCAGCAGTGGCTGCCGCGGATGGCAACTGGTGAGGTGGTGGCGGCGATCGGGATGACCGAGCCGTCCGCGGGATCGGATCTCGCCAATCTGAAGACGTCGGCCGTCCGGGATGGCTCGGACTGGATCCTCAACGGTTCCAAGACCTTCATTACCAACGGCTACACCGCGGACGTCGTGGTCGTGGCGGCGCGCACTGATCCGACCCAGCGCTCCAAGGGCATCAGCCTGTTCCTGGTCGACGCCTCGTTGCCGGGCTTCGAGCGGGGGCGCAAGCTGGACAAGGTGGGCCAGCCCGAGGCCGACACCGCGGAGTTGTTCTTCGACAGTGTCCGGCTTCCCGCGGACGCCCTGCTCGGCGAGGCGGGCGGCGGCTTCGTGGCGATGATGGAACGGCTGCCTCAGGAACGCATCGGCGCCGCGGTGACCAACGTCGCGCACGCCAAGCAGATTCTCTTCGAGACGATCGAATATGCGAAGGAGCGCAAGGCCTTCGGCAACTCGATCGGGTCGTTCCAGCACAACAAGTTCCTGTTGGCCGAACTGGTCACGAAGATCGAGGTTGCGCAGGCGTACATCGATGCCGCGGTCGCCGAACACGCTGCAGACGGGCTGAGTGCGGTCGATGCGGCCAAGGCCAAGTGGTGGTCTGCGCAGGTCCAGAACGACGTCCTCGACCACTGTGTCCAATTGCACGGTGGTTACGGTTACATGCGCGAGTACCGCGTCGCGCGGGCGTGGATGGATGCCCGCGTCACCAAGATCTGGGCGGGAACCAATGAAATCATGAAGGAGATCATCGGGCGCGATCTCGCGCTGTGA
- a CDS encoding ATP-dependent DNA ligase, translating into MSTRTIDGRRVSVSRLDKVLYPATGTTKGDVIDYYTQIAPAMLPHVIDRPATRKRWPNGVDEPSFFEKNLAASAPNWLTWQAVHHKDRTVRYPIFDSAAALAWVGQQAALELHVPQWRFVDGEPGPATRLVFDLDPGDGVGLPECAQVAFAVRDLVASLGWSAFPVTSGSKGIHVYIPLDRALAPGGTSTVAKKVATSLEQLNPDLVTATMAKSVRGSRVFVDWSQNNAAKTTIAPYSMRGRREPTVAAPRRWAELEDSQLRQLHFDEVLARFRHDGDLLAELDPPLDTLTEYRRKRDPARTPEPMPQTKEEGGAGNSFVIQEHHARRLHYDFRLEHDGVMVSWAVPRGVPTSTSENRLAVHTEDHPLEYASFSGSIPKGEYGGGTVSIWDAGTYEPVKWRDDEVVVRLFGSRVQGQYALIRTDGDQWLMHLMKEGTHGAELPRGLSPMLATTGTLDGLDPDEWAFEGKWDGIRLIVEFDGDAVLLRGRAGNDVTDRYPALGSLKSSLNGHRVVLDGEVVSLDRQGRTSFPALQAGGVPQFWAFDVLYLDGVSLLRKRYDDRRRILEALAAAVDGLVVPPRLPDSPDEARDRSRERGLEGVVAKRRDSVYLPGKRGSSWIKTKNWLSQEVVVGGWRRGRGGRGGAIGALLLGIPEHGRLQYIGKVGTGFSERELERLGSMLAPLEATGSPFSGDVPGADVRDTVWVTPTIVGEVRFREWTGAGRLRHPSWRGVREDKTPGEVRRE; encoded by the coding sequence ATGTCCACGCGCACGATCGACGGACGCCGGGTGTCCGTGAGCCGTCTCGACAAGGTGCTGTATCCGGCCACGGGCACTACCAAGGGTGACGTGATCGACTACTACACCCAGATCGCGCCCGCGATGCTGCCGCATGTCATCGACCGGCCGGCGACTCGCAAGCGCTGGCCCAACGGGGTGGACGAGCCGTCGTTCTTCGAGAAGAACCTGGCGGCGTCGGCGCCGAACTGGCTCACCTGGCAGGCCGTCCATCACAAGGATCGGACGGTGCGGTATCCGATCTTCGACTCGGCGGCGGCGCTGGCCTGGGTCGGGCAGCAGGCTGCGCTGGAATTGCATGTCCCGCAATGGCGATTCGTCGATGGTGAACCAGGGCCGGCGACCCGGCTGGTTTTCGACCTCGATCCGGGGGACGGGGTAGGCCTGCCGGAATGCGCACAGGTGGCCTTCGCGGTCCGGGATCTGGTCGCGAGTCTCGGATGGTCGGCATTTCCAGTCACAAGCGGTAGCAAGGGGATTCACGTCTACATACCGTTGGATCGGGCCCTCGCACCAGGTGGGACATCGACGGTGGCGAAGAAGGTCGCGACTAGTTTGGAACAGCTGAACCCGGATCTCGTCACTGCCACCATGGCGAAGTCGGTACGCGGCAGCAGGGTCTTCGTGGACTGGAGCCAGAACAACGCAGCCAAGACCACCATCGCCCCCTACTCGATGCGCGGGCGCCGCGAACCCACGGTGGCGGCGCCGCGTCGCTGGGCGGAGCTCGAGGATTCGCAGCTGCGGCAGCTGCACTTCGACGAAGTGCTCGCGCGATTCCGGCATGACGGCGATCTGCTGGCCGAGTTGGACCCGCCGCTCGACACCCTCACCGAGTACCGTCGCAAACGCGATCCCGCGCGGACTCCCGAACCGATGCCGCAGACGAAAGAAGAAGGTGGCGCGGGAAACTCCTTCGTCATTCAGGAACACCACGCACGCCGGCTGCACTACGACTTTCGACTCGAGCACGATGGTGTGATGGTGTCGTGGGCGGTGCCGCGGGGCGTTCCGACATCGACGAGCGAGAACCGGCTCGCGGTGCACACTGAGGATCATCCGCTCGAGTATGCGAGCTTTTCCGGATCGATTCCCAAGGGCGAGTACGGCGGCGGCACCGTGAGTATCTGGGACGCTGGGACCTACGAGCCGGTCAAATGGCGCGACGACGAGGTGGTCGTCCGGTTGTTCGGCAGTCGCGTGCAGGGGCAGTACGCGCTGATTCGCACGGACGGCGACCAATGGCTGATGCACTTGATGAAGGAAGGTACACACGGCGCGGAGCTGCCGCGCGGGCTCTCGCCCATGCTCGCGACCACCGGCACTCTGGATGGGCTGGACCCGGATGAATGGGCATTCGAAGGTAAGTGGGACGGCATCCGGCTGATCGTCGAGTTCGATGGTGACGCGGTACTACTGCGCGGACGGGCCGGAAACGATGTCACCGACCGCTATCCGGCCCTGGGGTCACTGAAGTCGTCACTGAATGGGCACCGGGTGGTCCTCGACGGTGAGGTGGTGAGCCTGGACCGGCAGGGCCGGACGAGCTTTCCGGCGCTGCAGGCCGGCGGTGTCCCGCAGTTCTGGGCGTTCGACGTGCTCTATCTGGATGGGGTGTCGTTGCTGCGTAAGCGGTACGACGATCGGCGCCGGATACTCGAGGCGCTCGCAGCGGCGGTCGACGGGCTGGTGGTGCCGCCGCGACTGCCGGACTCCCCGGACGAGGCGCGTGATCGCAGCCGGGAGCGCGGACTGGAGGGCGTGGTGGCCAAGCGCCGAGACTCCGTCTACCTGCCTGGTAAACGGGGCTCGTCCTGGATCAAGACCAAGAACTGGCTTTCGCAGGAAGTGGTGGTCGGCGGCTGGCGGCGCGGCAGGGGCGGGCGCGGCGGGGCGATAGGCGCGCTGCTGCTGGGGATTCCGGAGCACGGCCGTCTGCAGTACATCGGGAAGGTGGGCACCGGGTTCAGTGAGCGTGAACTCGAGCGGCTCGGGTCGATGCTCGCCCCGCTCGAGGCCACTGGCAGCCCGTTCTCCGGTGACGTGCCCGGCGCCGACGTCCGCGACACCGTGTGGGTGACCCCGACGATCGTCGGGGAGGTGCGGTTCCGGGAATGGACCGGCGCCGGCCGGCTGCGGCACCCGAGCTGGCGGGGTGTTCGGGAGGACAAGACGCCGGGGGAGGTGCGGCGGGAGTAG
- a CDS encoding M23 family metallopeptidase, with protein sequence MGRHRRSESDAVLEFDPTVPRGRHRCESAGPGVGLKAATVAAATGAILTAGAQLGAGSAAADTVDVPAQFQVPEGLLPAGLALPALPEIQLPALPPLPVAPTAQQVIDSVRAFDIPAGMPQAEAVVRDLTAAAEANFGSLNQVKPRAVKPVSGQLTSDFGPRWGSHHGGLDIAAPIGTPVYAAADGVVVDAGPASGFGLWVRVKHDDGTTTVYGHINDYRVSTGQRVSAGQQIATVGNRGQSTGPHLHFEVWNAGGAKVDPSAWLEERGVSVTWRGASATM encoded by the coding sequence GTGGGACGTCACCGCCGGAGCGAATCCGACGCTGTTCTCGAGTTCGATCCGACTGTCCCGCGAGGTCGCCACCGCTGCGAGAGCGCAGGTCCGGGTGTCGGACTCAAGGCCGCGACCGTGGCCGCCGCGACCGGTGCGATCCTCACCGCTGGCGCGCAGCTCGGTGCTGGGAGTGCTGCGGCCGACACCGTCGATGTGCCGGCCCAGTTCCAGGTTCCCGAGGGTCTGCTGCCCGCGGGCCTCGCGCTGCCCGCCCTTCCCGAGATCCAGCTTCCCGCTCTGCCCCCGTTGCCGGTCGCGCCGACCGCCCAGCAGGTCATCGACTCGGTCAGGGCTTTCGACATCCCGGCCGGTATGCCGCAGGCCGAGGCCGTGGTGCGCGACCTCACCGCCGCAGCGGAGGCCAACTTCGGGTCGTTGAACCAGGTCAAGCCGCGTGCGGTGAAGCCGGTTTCCGGTCAGCTCACCTCCGACTTCGGCCCTCGTTGGGGAAGTCATCATGGCGGCCTCGACATCGCAGCCCCGATCGGCACTCCGGTGTACGCCGCGGCCGACGGCGTCGTTGTCGATGCCGGTCCGGCGTCCGGGTTCGGCCTGTGGGTGCGGGTCAAGCACGACGACGGCACCACCACCGTCTACGGCCACATCAACGACTATCGGGTGTCGACCGGTCAGCGGGTGTCCGCCGGCCAGCAGATCGCGACCGTTGGGAACCGCGGCCAGTCCACCGGCCCGCACCTGCACTTCGAGGTGTGGAACGCGGGCGGAGCCAAGGTCGACCCCTCGGCGTGGCTCGAGGAGCGCGGCGTGTCGGTGACGTGGCGCGGCGCCTCGGCCACCATGTGA
- a CDS encoding family 1 encapsulin nanocompartment shell protein, producing MNNLYRGLAPITDAAWASIEEEATRTFKRHIAGRTVVDVSGPHGTNFSAVGLGRTTPIEAPGSGVQARQRRVAPLVELRVPFTLSREEIDNVERGAQDSDWDAVKDAAKKIAFAEDRAIFEGYAAAGIEGIRASSSNPPLHLPEDVRDVPEAISQALSELRLAGVDGPYSVLLSAEAYTQVSETSDHGYPIREHIRRLIDGDIIWAPAIDGAIVLTTRGGDFDLQIGQDLSIGYLSHDANTVELYFQESLTFLNYTGEASVALSAH from the coding sequence ATGAACAATCTCTATCGCGGTCTAGCCCCGATCACCGACGCTGCTTGGGCGTCGATCGAGGAGGAGGCGACCCGAACCTTCAAGCGACACATCGCGGGGCGCACCGTCGTCGACGTCTCCGGGCCGCACGGCACCAACTTCTCCGCCGTCGGGCTCGGTCGCACCACGCCCATCGAAGCGCCGGGCTCCGGAGTGCAGGCCCGTCAGCGTCGCGTCGCGCCGCTGGTGGAGCTACGCGTGCCGTTCACGCTGTCGCGTGAGGAGATCGACAACGTCGAGCGCGGCGCCCAGGACTCCGACTGGGACGCCGTGAAGGACGCCGCGAAGAAGATCGCGTTCGCCGAGGACCGGGCGATCTTCGAGGGGTACGCCGCTGCCGGCATCGAGGGGATCCGCGCGAGTTCGTCGAACCCACCGCTGCATCTGCCCGAGGATGTTCGTGACGTGCCGGAGGCCATCAGCCAGGCCCTGTCCGAGCTGCGCCTGGCCGGCGTCGACGGCCCGTACTCGGTGCTACTGAGTGCCGAGGCTTACACGCAGGTCAGCGAGACGTCCGATCACGGCTACCCGATCCGGGAGCACATCAGGCGGCTCATCGACGGCGACATCATCTGGGCACCGGCGATCGACGGAGCAATCGTCCTGACCACCCGGGGCGGCGATTTCGACCTCCAGATCGGCCAGGACCTGTCGATCGGCTATCTGTCGCACGACGCGAATACCGTCGAGCTCTACTTCCAGGAGTCGCTGACCTTCCTCAACTACACCGGAGAGGCGTCGGTCGCACTGTCGGCACACTGA